One segment of Clavelina lepadiformis chromosome 2, kaClaLepa1.1, whole genome shotgun sequence DNA contains the following:
- the LOC143446920 gene encoding uncharacterized protein LOC143446920 isoform X2 produces the protein MFQRRSHELGAVCYFSCREGFILTGASTNKCTLTQGGRAAKFNVTGGKCELPGAADNHSNRTGPFYIYPAAKPNYHLSWDSNNRLVLTNVTGKHHMFYIIKPGSNGHLDTVSFQSAADPTLYIVKEAQGLKVLQKKQIHPSLGSWETVTSFFIFQNKFQSGYYGIQPIKRPNLYFIYTLTNTVTLQWSYRQSVFNPKKASFFWKDP, from the exons ATGTTTCAAAGAAGGTCTCACGAATTGGGAGCAGTTTGCTATTTCTCCTGCAGAGAGG GTTTTATTTTGACCGGAGCTTCAACAAACAAGTGCACTCTAACTCAGGGTGGACGTGCGGCAAAGTTTAACGTCACTGGCGGCAAATGCGAGC TACCAGGAGCGGCTGATAACCATTCCAACCGCACAGGACCTTTTTACATATACCCTGCTGCTAAACCGAACTACCATTTGTCGTGGGATTCCAACAATCGTTTGGTTTTGACCAATGTGACAGGCAAACACCACATGTTCTATATCATAAAGCCCGGGTCGAACGGCCACCTGGATACCGTCTCCTTCCAATCTGCCGCGGATCCTACCTTGTATATTGTAAAGGAAGCGCAGGGTctcaaagttttgcaaaagaaacaaattcatCCCAGCCTCGGTTCTTGGGAAACGGTGACGAGCTTTTTCATCTTTCAGAACAAGTTCCAATCA GGCTACTATGGAATTCAACCAATCAAACGGCCCAATCTCTACTTTATATATACCTTGACGAATACGGTTACTTTGCAATGGTCCTACAGACAATCCGTGTTCAATCCCAAGAAAGCCAGCTTCTTCT GGAAGGACCCTTAA
- the LOC143445858 gene encoding zinc transporter ZIP3-like isoform X1, producing the protein MELLTEKIVFLLLLLALAFSAGFSPYVLRNRCLSPSSYRDVLLTLLNCISAGAFFATFFLHMLPEAQEELATVFHEDIHYPVTELLISLGFFFVMSVDQFVMARYGEKAKQTSMNECEIIENSQGTTAPHRTKHKPLLPTSDRPSSQDFPIYDSTAFLNENVNCVSNAGANATSTALLTANTGSSVDNRSLESTTGARLENIEESQQANHHSSNGHLHFDPNAQSSVRCLILLFALSIHALFEGLTIGFQTSASDLRTLMVTILIHKITLSFSYGISLVSNNSRLKFALASIFVFSIMAPIGVGVGTALNFTKDADVSIEKAVVVLQAFAVGTFVYVIFIEIIPREFLAETSHNRIKKMLSLFVGFSSIALLQLIPHEE; encoded by the exons ATGGAATTGCTAACAGAAAAGATAGTCTTCTTGTTGCTATTACTTGCGCTCGCATTCTCCGCAGGCTTTTCCCCGTATGTGCTCCGAAATCGATGTCTCAGCCCAAG TTCATATCGTGATGTTTTATTAACCTTACTGAACTGCATATCTGCCGGAGCTTTCTTTGCGACATTCTTCTTACACATGCTTCCGGAG GCACAGGAAGAACTGGCGACAGTTTTTCATGAAGACATCCACTATCCGGTCACAGAACTTCTTATTTCTCTCGGGTTTTTTTTCGTCATGTCTGTGGATCAATTCGTGATGGCTCGTTATGGGGAAAAGGCGAAACAAACGAGCATGAATGAATGTGAAATAA TCGAAAACTCGCAAGGTACTACAGCACCCCACAGAACCAAACACAAGCCACTGTTGCCAACGAGCGACCGACCATCGTCTCAGGATTTTCCTATTTATGACTCCACTGCATTTTTAAACGAAAACGTAAACTGTGTCAGCAATGCTGGTGCCAACGCTACCAGCACGGCATTACTTACAGCCAACACCGGATCTTCAGTAGACAATAGGAGCCTGGAAAGTACAACTGGCGCAAGGTTGGAGAATATCGAAGAAAGCCAACAAGCGAATCATCATTCCAGCAACGGACATCTTCATTTCGACCCTAATGCACAGTCAAGTGTCCGCTGTCTTATTCTTCTATTCGCTCTGTCCATACACGCGTTGTTTGAAGGTCTCACCATCGGCTTCCAGACTTCTGCTTCTGATCTTCGTACCCTAATGGTCACAATTCTTATCCACAAAATTACGCTCTCGTTCAGCTATGGAATAAGCTTAGTCAGCAATAA CTCTCGATTGAAGTTCGCCCTGGCttctatttttgtattttcgaTCATGGCGCCGATTGGTGTAGGCGTAGGTACAGCACTCAACTTCACAAAAGATGCTGACGTTAGCATCGAAAAGGCGGTGGTCGTACTGCAG GCTTTCgccgttggaacttttgtgTACGTCATTTTCATCGAAATCATACCACGGGAATTTCTGGCAGAGACCTCACACAATCGAATTAAGAAAATGCTGTCATTATTTGTTGGGTTCTCATCCATCGCTCTTCTACAGCTGATACCTCACGAAGAATAA
- the LOC143446919 gene encoding uncharacterized protein LOC143446919, translated as MKTIQVVAMIWTYCVAPSFHSEISTSSSDSRLDCMAQKTPFQGEKWCLFKRSANELGAICYFKCNEGYTLVGHSINECVLAHAQLKATYFNVSGGICKRIVDFPENVSGPYYITTEARTGYHLSTDGRYRLVVTKTTGMSNMFYVRRPGLNQEPGSISLYSASHTDHYVALQGQRLLVIPENFAHPILGSWSNVTSFYYHRDMFTKLKGCYALQPYLDEGKFLILGDDNQVNLKKHDDPDFNRTRANFLWKKSSS; from the exons ATGAAAACAATCCAAGTTGTCGCTATGATATGGACATATTGTGTCGCGCCAAGCTTTCATTCAGAAATTTCAACCAGCAGTA GTGATTCACGCCTGGACTGTATGGCTCAAAAGACACCATTCCAAGGAGAAAAATGGTGTTTATTCAAAAGAAGTGCAAATGAATTAGGAGCGATATGCTATTTTAAATGCAATGAGG GTTACACCCTGGTTGGCCATTCGATCAATGAATGTGTTTTGGCCCACGCGCAATTGAAGGCAACATACTTCAATGTATCCGGAGGCATATGCAAAA GAATTGTTGATTTTCCTGAAAACGTTTCGGGCCCTTATTACATTACAACTGAAGCAAGGACCGGTTACCATCTTTCGACCGATGGACGATACCGGTTGGTCGTCACAAAAACTACGGGAATGAGTAACATGTTTTACGTTCGACGTCCTGGTCTGAATCAGGAACCCGGTTCAATATCTCTTTACTCTGCCTCTCATACCGACCACTACGTCGCGCTACAGGGACAGCGACTGCTCGTCATACCAGAAAATTTTGCTCATCCTATTTTGGGCAGTTGGTCAAATGTTACTAGCTTTTACTACCATCGTGATATGTTTACGAAG CTAAAGGGGTGCTATGCTTTGCAACCTTATCTGGACGAAGGAAAGTTTTTAATACTTGGAGATGATAACCAAGTAAACCTTAAAAAACATGATGATCCGGATTTCAATAGAACAAGAGCTAACTTTTTAT GGAAAAAATCGTCTTCATAG
- the LOC143446920 gene encoding uncharacterized protein LOC143446920 isoform X1 produces MRLILVTIMVALVFVQPSFSWYYTYNGQKDCAPQKTPENGEKWCMFQRRSHELGAVCYFSCREGFILTGASTNKCTLTQGGRAAKFNVTGGKCELPGAADNHSNRTGPFYIYPAAKPNYHLSWDSNNRLVLTNVTGKHHMFYIIKPGSNGHLDTVSFQSAADPTLYIVKEAQGLKVLQKKQIHPSLGSWETVTSFFIFQNKFQSGYYGIQPIKRPNLYFIYTLTNTVTLQWSYRQSVFNPKKASFFWKDP; encoded by the exons ATGCGGTTAATATTAGTGACAATCATGGTGGCATTGGTTTTCGTACAGCCGTCTTTCTCCTGGTATTATACTTACAACG GTCAAAAAGATTGCGCACCTCAAAAAACGCCAGAGAATGGCGAAAAGTGGTGCATGTTTCAAAGAAGGTCTCACGAATTGGGAGCAGTTTGCTATTTCTCCTGCAGAGAGG GTTTTATTTTGACCGGAGCTTCAACAAACAAGTGCACTCTAACTCAGGGTGGACGTGCGGCAAAGTTTAACGTCACTGGCGGCAAATGCGAGC TACCAGGAGCGGCTGATAACCATTCCAACCGCACAGGACCTTTTTACATATACCCTGCTGCTAAACCGAACTACCATTTGTCGTGGGATTCCAACAATCGTTTGGTTTTGACCAATGTGACAGGCAAACACCACATGTTCTATATCATAAAGCCCGGGTCGAACGGCCACCTGGATACCGTCTCCTTCCAATCTGCCGCGGATCCTACCTTGTATATTGTAAAGGAAGCGCAGGGTctcaaagttttgcaaaagaaacaaattcatCCCAGCCTCGGTTCTTGGGAAACGGTGACGAGCTTTTTCATCTTTCAGAACAAGTTCCAATCA GGCTACTATGGAATTCAACCAATCAAACGGCCCAATCTCTACTTTATATATACCTTGACGAATACGGTTACTTTGCAATGGTCCTACAGACAATCCGTGTTCAATCCCAAGAAAGCCAGCTTCTTCT GGAAGGACCCTTAA
- the LOC143445858 gene encoding zinc transporter ZIP3-like isoform X2, translating to MELLTEKIVFLLLLLALAFSAGFSPYVLRNRCLSPSSYRDVLLTLLNCISAGAFFATFFLHMLPEAQEELATVFHEDIHYPVTELLISLGFFFVMSVDQFVMARYGEKAKQTSMNEFENSQGTTAPHRTKHKPLLPTSDRPSSQDFPIYDSTAFLNENVNCVSNAGANATSTALLTANTGSSVDNRSLESTTGARLENIEESQQANHHSSNGHLHFDPNAQSSVRCLILLFALSIHALFEGLTIGFQTSASDLRTLMVTILIHKITLSFSYGISLVSNNSRLKFALASIFVFSIMAPIGVGVGTALNFTKDADVSIEKAVVVLQAFAVGTFVYVIFIEIIPREFLAETSHNRIKKMLSLFVGFSSIALLQLIPHEE from the exons ATGGAATTGCTAACAGAAAAGATAGTCTTCTTGTTGCTATTACTTGCGCTCGCATTCTCCGCAGGCTTTTCCCCGTATGTGCTCCGAAATCGATGTCTCAGCCCAAG TTCATATCGTGATGTTTTATTAACCTTACTGAACTGCATATCTGCCGGAGCTTTCTTTGCGACATTCTTCTTACACATGCTTCCGGAG GCACAGGAAGAACTGGCGACAGTTTTTCATGAAGACATCCACTATCCGGTCACAGAACTTCTTATTTCTCTCGGGTTTTTTTTCGTCATGTCTGTGGATCAATTCGTGATGGCTCGTTATGGGGAAAAGGCGAAACAAACGAGCATGAATGAAT TCGAAAACTCGCAAGGTACTACAGCACCCCACAGAACCAAACACAAGCCACTGTTGCCAACGAGCGACCGACCATCGTCTCAGGATTTTCCTATTTATGACTCCACTGCATTTTTAAACGAAAACGTAAACTGTGTCAGCAATGCTGGTGCCAACGCTACCAGCACGGCATTACTTACAGCCAACACCGGATCTTCAGTAGACAATAGGAGCCTGGAAAGTACAACTGGCGCAAGGTTGGAGAATATCGAAGAAAGCCAACAAGCGAATCATCATTCCAGCAACGGACATCTTCATTTCGACCCTAATGCACAGTCAAGTGTCCGCTGTCTTATTCTTCTATTCGCTCTGTCCATACACGCGTTGTTTGAAGGTCTCACCATCGGCTTCCAGACTTCTGCTTCTGATCTTCGTACCCTAATGGTCACAATTCTTATCCACAAAATTACGCTCTCGTTCAGCTATGGAATAAGCTTAGTCAGCAATAA CTCTCGATTGAAGTTCGCCCTGGCttctatttttgtattttcgaTCATGGCGCCGATTGGTGTAGGCGTAGGTACAGCACTCAACTTCACAAAAGATGCTGACGTTAGCATCGAAAAGGCGGTGGTCGTACTGCAG GCTTTCgccgttggaacttttgtgTACGTCATTTTCATCGAAATCATACCACGGGAATTTCTGGCAGAGACCTCACACAATCGAATTAAGAAAATGCTGTCATTATTTGTTGGGTTCTCATCCATCGCTCTTCTACAGCTGATACCTCACGAAGAATAA
- the LOC143446181 gene encoding uncharacterized protein LOC143446181 codes for MISRIQFCIFTRHRYFPICLGSTHSSIAKIMKTIHVVAELFLVLYSVTPISFQSDVPAQHHSYFDCPPQRTPYQGEKWCSFKRSANELGAICHFKCNKGFALVGPLVNKCILVHDGLEAHFNVSVGFCERIAFPKGDSGPYYITTEARTGYHLSPDGRYRLVVTKTTGMSNMFYVRRPGLNQEPGSISLYSASHTDHYVALQGQRLLVIPENFAHPILGSWSNVTSFYYHRDMFSRGFSALQPYLGRGAFLVFGDGDEVKLKKHSDVGFNETRANFYWLG; via the exons atgatttcaAGAATTCAGTTTTGTATATTTACAAGGCATAGGTATTTTCCCATTTGTCTTGGAAGTACACATAGCTCGATTGCGAAAATCATGAAAACTATTCATGTTGTCGCTGAGTTGTTTTTGGTATTATATTCTGTCACGCCAATAAGTTTCCAGTCAGATGTACCAGCTCAGC ACCATTCCTACTTTGATTGTCCGCCTCAACGCACACCATACCAAGGAGAAAAATGGTGCTCATTCAAAAGAAGTGCTAATGAATTAGGGGCAATTTGCcattttaaatgcaataaag GTTTTGCCCTGGTTGGTCCATTGGTAAATAAGTGCATTTTAGTACATGACGGATTAGAAGCGCACTTTAATGTATCCGTTGGATTCTGTGAAA GGATTGCTTTCCCAAAAGGTGACTCAGGTCCTTATTACATTACAACTGAAGCAAGGACCGGTTACCATCTTTCGCCCGATGGACGATACCGGTTGGTCGTCACAAAAACTACGGGAATGAGTAACATGTTTTACGTTCGACGTCCTGGTCTGAATCAGGAACCCGGTTCAATATCTCTTTACTCTGCCTCTCATACCGACCACTACGTCGCGCTACAGGGACAGCGACTGCTCGTCATACCAGAAAATTTTGCTCATCCTATTTTGGGCAGTTGGTCAAATGTTACTAGCTTTTACTACCATCGTGATATGTTTTCGCGG GGATTCTCTGCTTTGCAACCTTACCTTGGTAGAGGGGCATTTTTGGTATTTGGAGATGGTGACGAAGTGAAATTGAAGAAACACAGCGACGTTGGCtttaatgaaacaagagcTAACTTTTACT GGCTGGGATAA